The Puntigrus tetrazona isolate hp1 chromosome 16, ASM1883169v1, whole genome shotgun sequence genome includes a region encoding these proteins:
- the cnot10 gene encoding CCR4-NOT transcription complex subunit 10 isoform X4 — MAETGSDQAGDMKHDSISSPGISDQEKEMATNAFEAFKTGSYDESLKHLDSLQELNKEDYKITMNKAITEFYKSGQTTTSTLKQTLMTLKNQMHTAVDDIDGLDDVENSILYYNQAVIHYHMRQYSEAISIGEKLYQFLEPFEKFAQAVCFLLVDLYLLTFQPEKALHLLAVLEKLTAKDGNSKNGKGESSNSTNKESAAMKAEFTAMIEAAKSKMHQYKVRAYIQMKSLKACKREIKSVMNTSGNSAPSLFLKSNFEYLRGNYRKAVKLLNSSNIAEHPGPLKTGECVRCMFWNNLGCIHFAMGKHNLGLFYFKKALQENDHICAQLGDGGNGQAKKFTGIPMCALLANKRYELLYNCGIQLLHIGRPLAAFECLMEAVQVYHSNPRLWLRLAECCITANKGSSEQETKGLPSKKGIVQAVVGQGYHRKIVLASQSTQNTIYSEGQSAAIPVASMEFAAICLRNALLLLPEHQQHDSKPDNGSKSCSQSGNAESGSETSDACSGKTQEGDKFIPAAPSSPLRKQEVENLRCSILACSAYVALALGDNLMALNHAEKLLHQTKLSGSLKFLGHLYAAEALISLDRISDAIAHLNPENVTDVSLGVSSSEQDQGSDKGDLEPVESSGKQTPLCYPSSVSSARATMLFNLGSAYCLRSEYEKARKCLHQAASMVNTKEIPPEAILLGVYLELQNGNTQLALQIIKRNQLLPSVKPSSSPDLRKKPLPFQSSQPVQPIQTPSSFTQVQRK, encoded by the exons ATGGCTGAAACGGGCTCAG ATCAAGCTGGTGACATGAAACATGACAGCATTTCATCCCCTGGGATCTCGGATCAGGAGAAGGAGATGGCAACCAATGCTTTTGAGGCTTTTAAG ACTGGAAGCTATGACGAGTCCCTGAAACACCTTGACAGCCTTCAGGAGCTGAACAAAGAAGACTATAAGATTACAATGAATAAAGCGATCACTGAGTTTTATAAAAGTGGGCAGACAACAACCAGCACCCTGAAGCAGACGCTAATGACCTTGAAAAATCAG ATGCACACAGCCGTGGATGATATTGATGGTTTAGATGATGTGGAGAACAGTATCCTCTACTACAATCAAGCGGTGATCCATTACCACATGCGACAGTATTCAGAAGCTATATCCATCGGGGAGAAGCTCTACCAGTTTCTTGAACCTTTTG AAAAGTTTGCTCAGGCCGTTTGTTTCTTGTTGGTGGACCTATACCTGCTCACCTTCCAGCCAGAGAAGGCACTGCATCTGTTGGCTGTGTTGGAGAAGCTCACTGCGAAGGATGGGAACAGCAAAAATGGCAAAGGAGAG AGCTCCAACAGCACAAATAAGGAATCTGCTGCTATGAAAGCGGAGTTCACAGCTATGATCGAGGCAGCTAAATCAAAGATGCACCAG tataAAGTACGAGCCTATATCCAGATGAAGTCACTGAAGGCCTGTAAACGGGAAATCAAATCTGTGATGAACACATCTGGAAAT TCTGCGCCATCGCTCTTCCTGAAGAGTAACTTTGAGTATTTAAGAGGAAATTATCGTAAAGCTGTGAAACTCCTCAACAGTTCAAATATCGCGGAGCATCCAGGACCCTTGAAAACAG GTGAATGCGTGAGATGTATGTTCTGGAATAATCTGGGTTGTATCCATTTCGCCATGGGGAAACACAACCTGGgtcttttttactttaaaaaagcacttcaAGAAAATGACCACATATGCGCCCAGCTCGGTGACGGCGGTAATGGACAGG CTAAGAAGTTCACAGGCATCCCTATGTGTGCTCTGTTAGCTAATAAGCGCTATGAGCTGCTGTACAACTGTGGGATTCAGTTACTTCATATCGGTCGACCTCTGGCAGCGTTTGAGTGTCTGATGGAGGCGGTGCAGGTGTATCACTCCAACCCTCGACTCTGGCTCAGGCTCGCCGAATGCTGCATCACAGCTAATAAAGGG AGCTCGGAGCAGGAAACAAAAGGTTTACCCAGCAAAAAGGGCATTGTGCAGGCCGTTGTTGGGCAGGGCTATCATCGCAAGATTGTTTTAGCATCGCAGTCCACACAAAACACCATTTACAG TGAGGGCCAGTCGGCGGCAATCCCAGTGGCCAGTATGGAGTTTGCTGCGATCTGTCTGCGTAACGCTTTGCTCCTGCTCCCAGAGCACCAACAGCACGACAGCAAACCTGACAACGGCTCCAAGAGCTGCAGTCAGTCAGGCAACGCAGAGAGCGGCAGCGAGACCAGCGATGCCTGCAG TGGGAAGACTCAAGAGGGAGACAAGTTTATTCCTGCTGCCCCCTCATCGCCATTGAGAAAGCAAGAGGTGGAGAATCTCAG GTGCTCAATTCTAGCCTGCAGTGCATATGTGGCTCTTGCTCTCGGGGACAACTTAATGGCTCTTAACCATGCAGAAAAGCTCCTGCATCAGACAAAGCTGTCAGGATCGCTCAA GTTCCTGGGTCACCTATATGCCGCTGAAGCCCTGATCTCTCTGGACAGAATCTCTGATGCCATTGCGCATCTGAACCCGGAGAACGTTACTGACGTCTCGTTAGGCGTCTCATCGAGTGAACAAGATCAAg GTTCCGATAAAGGAGATCTGGAGCCTGTGGAATCCT CGGGGAAGCAGACCCCTTTGTGTTACCCCAGCTCAGTAAGTTCTGCCCGGGCCACAATGCTTTTCAACCTGGGCAGTGCGTATTGCTTGAGGAGCGAGTATGAGAAAGCCCGCAAGTGCCTCCATCAG GCTGCTTCAATGGTGAACACTAAAGAGATTCCTCCAGAAGCCATTTTACTGGGCGTCTACTTAGAACTGCAGAACG GAAACACACAGCTGGCCCTACAGATCATCAAACGGAACCAGCTCCTCCCGTCTGTCAAGCCCTCCTCCTCCCCTGATCTCCGTAAGAAACCACTTCCTTTCCAGTCATCCCAGCCCGTACAGCCCATACAGACCCCCTCCTCCTTTACACAAGTACAGCGCAAGTGA
- the cnot10 gene encoding CCR4-NOT transcription complex subunit 10 isoform X3 gives MAETGSDQAGDMKHDSISSPGISDQEKEMATNAFEAFKTGSYDESLKHLDSLQELNKEDYKITMNKAITEFYKSGQTTTSTLKQTLMTLKNQMHTAVDDIDGLDDVENSILYYNQAVIHYHMRQYSEAISIGEKLYQFLEPFEKFAQAVCFLLVDLYLLTFQPEKALHLLAVLEKLTAKDGNSKNGKGESSNSTNKESAAMKAEFTAMIEAAKSKMHQYKVRAYIQMKSLKACKREIKSVMNTSGNSAPSLFLKSNFEYLRGNYRKAVKLLNSSNIAEHPGPLKTGECVRCMFWNNLGCIHFAMGKHNLGLFYFKKALQENDHICAQLGDGGNGQAAKKFTGIPMCALLANKRYELLYNCGIQLLHIGRPLAAFECLMEAVQVYHSNPRLWLRLAECCITANKGSSEQETKGLPSKKGIVQAVVGQGYHRKIVLASQSTQNTIYSEGQSAAIPVASMEFAAICLRNALLLLPEHQQHDSKPDNGSKSCSQSGNAESGSETSDACSGKTQEGDKFIPAAPSSPLRKQEVENLRCSILACSAYVALALGDNLMALNHAEKLLHQTKLSGSLKFLGHLYAAEALISLDRISDAIAHLNPENVTDVSLGVSSSEQDQGSDKGDLEPVESSGKQTPLCYPSSVSSARATMLFNLGSAYCLRSEYEKARKCLHQAASMVNTKEIPPEAILLGVYLELQNGNTQLALQIIKRNQLLPSVKPSSSPDLRKKPLPFQSSQPVQPIQTPSSFTQVQRK, from the exons ATGGCTGAAACGGGCTCAG ATCAAGCTGGTGACATGAAACATGACAGCATTTCATCCCCTGGGATCTCGGATCAGGAGAAGGAGATGGCAACCAATGCTTTTGAGGCTTTTAAG ACTGGAAGCTATGACGAGTCCCTGAAACACCTTGACAGCCTTCAGGAGCTGAACAAAGAAGACTATAAGATTACAATGAATAAAGCGATCACTGAGTTTTATAAAAGTGGGCAGACAACAACCAGCACCCTGAAGCAGACGCTAATGACCTTGAAAAATCAG ATGCACACAGCCGTGGATGATATTGATGGTTTAGATGATGTGGAGAACAGTATCCTCTACTACAATCAAGCGGTGATCCATTACCACATGCGACAGTATTCAGAAGCTATATCCATCGGGGAGAAGCTCTACCAGTTTCTTGAACCTTTTG AAAAGTTTGCTCAGGCCGTTTGTTTCTTGTTGGTGGACCTATACCTGCTCACCTTCCAGCCAGAGAAGGCACTGCATCTGTTGGCTGTGTTGGAGAAGCTCACTGCGAAGGATGGGAACAGCAAAAATGGCAAAGGAGAG AGCTCCAACAGCACAAATAAGGAATCTGCTGCTATGAAAGCGGAGTTCACAGCTATGATCGAGGCAGCTAAATCAAAGATGCACCAG tataAAGTACGAGCCTATATCCAGATGAAGTCACTGAAGGCCTGTAAACGGGAAATCAAATCTGTGATGAACACATCTGGAAAT TCTGCGCCATCGCTCTTCCTGAAGAGTAACTTTGAGTATTTAAGAGGAAATTATCGTAAAGCTGTGAAACTCCTCAACAGTTCAAATATCGCGGAGCATCCAGGACCCTTGAAAACAG GTGAATGCGTGAGATGTATGTTCTGGAATAATCTGGGTTGTATCCATTTCGCCATGGGGAAACACAACCTGGgtcttttttactttaaaaaagcacttcaAGAAAATGACCACATATGCGCCCAGCTCGGTGACGGCGGTAATGGACAGG CAGCTAAGAAGTTCACAGGCATCCCTATGTGTGCTCTGTTAGCTAATAAGCGCTATGAGCTGCTGTACAACTGTGGGATTCAGTTACTTCATATCGGTCGACCTCTGGCAGCGTTTGAGTGTCTGATGGAGGCGGTGCAGGTGTATCACTCCAACCCTCGACTCTGGCTCAGGCTCGCCGAATGCTGCATCACAGCTAATAAAGGG AGCTCGGAGCAGGAAACAAAAGGTTTACCCAGCAAAAAGGGCATTGTGCAGGCCGTTGTTGGGCAGGGCTATCATCGCAAGATTGTTTTAGCATCGCAGTCCACACAAAACACCATTTACAG TGAGGGCCAGTCGGCGGCAATCCCAGTGGCCAGTATGGAGTTTGCTGCGATCTGTCTGCGTAACGCTTTGCTCCTGCTCCCAGAGCACCAACAGCACGACAGCAAACCTGACAACGGCTCCAAGAGCTGCAGTCAGTCAGGCAACGCAGAGAGCGGCAGCGAGACCAGCGATGCCTGCAG TGGGAAGACTCAAGAGGGAGACAAGTTTATTCCTGCTGCCCCCTCATCGCCATTGAGAAAGCAAGAGGTGGAGAATCTCAG GTGCTCAATTCTAGCCTGCAGTGCATATGTGGCTCTTGCTCTCGGGGACAACTTAATGGCTCTTAACCATGCAGAAAAGCTCCTGCATCAGACAAAGCTGTCAGGATCGCTCAA GTTCCTGGGTCACCTATATGCCGCTGAAGCCCTGATCTCTCTGGACAGAATCTCTGATGCCATTGCGCATCTGAACCCGGAGAACGTTACTGACGTCTCGTTAGGCGTCTCATCGAGTGAACAAGATCAAg GTTCCGATAAAGGAGATCTGGAGCCTGTGGAATCCT CGGGGAAGCAGACCCCTTTGTGTTACCCCAGCTCAGTAAGTTCTGCCCGGGCCACAATGCTTTTCAACCTGGGCAGTGCGTATTGCTTGAGGAGCGAGTATGAGAAAGCCCGCAAGTGCCTCCATCAG GCTGCTTCAATGGTGAACACTAAAGAGATTCCTCCAGAAGCCATTTTACTGGGCGTCTACTTAGAACTGCAGAACG GAAACACACAGCTGGCCCTACAGATCATCAAACGGAACCAGCTCCTCCCGTCTGTCAAGCCCTCCTCCTCCCCTGATCTCCGTAAGAAACCACTTCCTTTCCAGTCATCCCAGCCCGTACAGCCCATACAGACCCCCTCCTCCTTTACACAAGTACAGCGCAAGTGA
- the cnot10 gene encoding CCR4-NOT transcription complex subunit 10 isoform X1 has translation MAETGSDQAGDMKHDSISSPGISDQEKEMATNAFEAFKTGSYDESLKHLDSLQELNKEDYKITMNKAITEFYKSGQTTTSTLKQTLMTLKNQMHTAVDDIDGLDDVENSILYYNQAVIHYHMRQYSEAISIGEKLYQFLEPFEEKFAQAVCFLLVDLYLLTFQPEKALHLLAVLEKLTAKDGNSKNGKGESSNSTNKESAAMKAEFTAMIEAAKSKMHQYKVRAYIQMKSLKACKREIKSVMNTSGNSAPSLFLKSNFEYLRGNYRKAVKLLNSSNIAEHPGPLKTGECVRCMFWNNLGCIHFAMGKHNLGLFYFKKALQENDHICAQLGDGGNGQAAKKFTGIPMCALLANKRYELLYNCGIQLLHIGRPLAAFECLMEAVQVYHSNPRLWLRLAECCITANKGSSEQETKGLPSKKGIVQAVVGQGYHRKIVLASQSTQNTIYSEGQSAAIPVASMEFAAICLRNALLLLPEHQQHDSKPDNGSKSCSQSGNAESGSETSDACSGKTQEGDKFIPAAPSSPLRKQEVENLRCSILACSAYVALALGDNLMALNHAEKLLHQTKLSGSLKFLGHLYAAEALISLDRISDAIAHLNPENVTDVSLGVSSSEQDQGSDKGDLEPVESSGKQTPLCYPSSVSSARATMLFNLGSAYCLRSEYEKARKCLHQAASMVNTKEIPPEAILLGVYLELQNGNTQLALQIIKRNQLLPSVKPSSSPDLRKKPLPFQSSQPVQPIQTPSSFTQVQRK, from the exons ATGGCTGAAACGGGCTCAG ATCAAGCTGGTGACATGAAACATGACAGCATTTCATCCCCTGGGATCTCGGATCAGGAGAAGGAGATGGCAACCAATGCTTTTGAGGCTTTTAAG ACTGGAAGCTATGACGAGTCCCTGAAACACCTTGACAGCCTTCAGGAGCTGAACAAAGAAGACTATAAGATTACAATGAATAAAGCGATCACTGAGTTTTATAAAAGTGGGCAGACAACAACCAGCACCCTGAAGCAGACGCTAATGACCTTGAAAAATCAG ATGCACACAGCCGTGGATGATATTGATGGTTTAGATGATGTGGAGAACAGTATCCTCTACTACAATCAAGCGGTGATCCATTACCACATGCGACAGTATTCAGAAGCTATATCCATCGGGGAGAAGCTCTACCAGTTTCTTGAACCTTTTG AAGAAAAGTTTGCTCAGGCCGTTTGTTTCTTGTTGGTGGACCTATACCTGCTCACCTTCCAGCCAGAGAAGGCACTGCATCTGTTGGCTGTGTTGGAGAAGCTCACTGCGAAGGATGGGAACAGCAAAAATGGCAAAGGAGAG AGCTCCAACAGCACAAATAAGGAATCTGCTGCTATGAAAGCGGAGTTCACAGCTATGATCGAGGCAGCTAAATCAAAGATGCACCAG tataAAGTACGAGCCTATATCCAGATGAAGTCACTGAAGGCCTGTAAACGGGAAATCAAATCTGTGATGAACACATCTGGAAAT TCTGCGCCATCGCTCTTCCTGAAGAGTAACTTTGAGTATTTAAGAGGAAATTATCGTAAAGCTGTGAAACTCCTCAACAGTTCAAATATCGCGGAGCATCCAGGACCCTTGAAAACAG GTGAATGCGTGAGATGTATGTTCTGGAATAATCTGGGTTGTATCCATTTCGCCATGGGGAAACACAACCTGGgtcttttttactttaaaaaagcacttcaAGAAAATGACCACATATGCGCCCAGCTCGGTGACGGCGGTAATGGACAGG CAGCTAAGAAGTTCACAGGCATCCCTATGTGTGCTCTGTTAGCTAATAAGCGCTATGAGCTGCTGTACAACTGTGGGATTCAGTTACTTCATATCGGTCGACCTCTGGCAGCGTTTGAGTGTCTGATGGAGGCGGTGCAGGTGTATCACTCCAACCCTCGACTCTGGCTCAGGCTCGCCGAATGCTGCATCACAGCTAATAAAGGG AGCTCGGAGCAGGAAACAAAAGGTTTACCCAGCAAAAAGGGCATTGTGCAGGCCGTTGTTGGGCAGGGCTATCATCGCAAGATTGTTTTAGCATCGCAGTCCACACAAAACACCATTTACAG TGAGGGCCAGTCGGCGGCAATCCCAGTGGCCAGTATGGAGTTTGCTGCGATCTGTCTGCGTAACGCTTTGCTCCTGCTCCCAGAGCACCAACAGCACGACAGCAAACCTGACAACGGCTCCAAGAGCTGCAGTCAGTCAGGCAACGCAGAGAGCGGCAGCGAGACCAGCGATGCCTGCAG TGGGAAGACTCAAGAGGGAGACAAGTTTATTCCTGCTGCCCCCTCATCGCCATTGAGAAAGCAAGAGGTGGAGAATCTCAG GTGCTCAATTCTAGCCTGCAGTGCATATGTGGCTCTTGCTCTCGGGGACAACTTAATGGCTCTTAACCATGCAGAAAAGCTCCTGCATCAGACAAAGCTGTCAGGATCGCTCAA GTTCCTGGGTCACCTATATGCCGCTGAAGCCCTGATCTCTCTGGACAGAATCTCTGATGCCATTGCGCATCTGAACCCGGAGAACGTTACTGACGTCTCGTTAGGCGTCTCATCGAGTGAACAAGATCAAg GTTCCGATAAAGGAGATCTGGAGCCTGTGGAATCCT CGGGGAAGCAGACCCCTTTGTGTTACCCCAGCTCAGTAAGTTCTGCCCGGGCCACAATGCTTTTCAACCTGGGCAGTGCGTATTGCTTGAGGAGCGAGTATGAGAAAGCCCGCAAGTGCCTCCATCAG GCTGCTTCAATGGTGAACACTAAAGAGATTCCTCCAGAAGCCATTTTACTGGGCGTCTACTTAGAACTGCAGAACG GAAACACACAGCTGGCCCTACAGATCATCAAACGGAACCAGCTCCTCCCGTCTGTCAAGCCCTCCTCCTCCCCTGATCTCCGTAAGAAACCACTTCCTTTCCAGTCATCCCAGCCCGTACAGCCCATACAGACCCCCTCCTCCTTTACACAAGTACAGCGCAAGTGA
- the cnot10 gene encoding CCR4-NOT transcription complex subunit 10 isoform X2, which translates to MAETGSDQAGDMKHDSISSPGISDQEKEMATNAFEAFKTGSYDESLKHLDSLQELNKEDYKITMNKAITEFYKSGQTTTSTLKQTLMTLKNQMHTAVDDIDGLDDVENSILYYNQAVIHYHMRQYSEAISIGEKLYQFLEPFEEKFAQAVCFLLVDLYLLTFQPEKALHLLAVLEKLTAKDGNSKNGKGESSNSTNKESAAMKAEFTAMIEAAKSKMHQYKVRAYIQMKSLKACKREIKSVMNTSGNSAPSLFLKSNFEYLRGNYRKAVKLLNSSNIAEHPGPLKTGECVRCMFWNNLGCIHFAMGKHNLGLFYFKKALQENDHICAQLGDGGNGQAKKFTGIPMCALLANKRYELLYNCGIQLLHIGRPLAAFECLMEAVQVYHSNPRLWLRLAECCITANKGSSEQETKGLPSKKGIVQAVVGQGYHRKIVLASQSTQNTIYSEGQSAAIPVASMEFAAICLRNALLLLPEHQQHDSKPDNGSKSCSQSGNAESGSETSDACSGKTQEGDKFIPAAPSSPLRKQEVENLRCSILACSAYVALALGDNLMALNHAEKLLHQTKLSGSLKFLGHLYAAEALISLDRISDAIAHLNPENVTDVSLGVSSSEQDQGSDKGDLEPVESSGKQTPLCYPSSVSSARATMLFNLGSAYCLRSEYEKARKCLHQAASMVNTKEIPPEAILLGVYLELQNGNTQLALQIIKRNQLLPSVKPSSSPDLRKKPLPFQSSQPVQPIQTPSSFTQVQRK; encoded by the exons ATGGCTGAAACGGGCTCAG ATCAAGCTGGTGACATGAAACATGACAGCATTTCATCCCCTGGGATCTCGGATCAGGAGAAGGAGATGGCAACCAATGCTTTTGAGGCTTTTAAG ACTGGAAGCTATGACGAGTCCCTGAAACACCTTGACAGCCTTCAGGAGCTGAACAAAGAAGACTATAAGATTACAATGAATAAAGCGATCACTGAGTTTTATAAAAGTGGGCAGACAACAACCAGCACCCTGAAGCAGACGCTAATGACCTTGAAAAATCAG ATGCACACAGCCGTGGATGATATTGATGGTTTAGATGATGTGGAGAACAGTATCCTCTACTACAATCAAGCGGTGATCCATTACCACATGCGACAGTATTCAGAAGCTATATCCATCGGGGAGAAGCTCTACCAGTTTCTTGAACCTTTTG AAGAAAAGTTTGCTCAGGCCGTTTGTTTCTTGTTGGTGGACCTATACCTGCTCACCTTCCAGCCAGAGAAGGCACTGCATCTGTTGGCTGTGTTGGAGAAGCTCACTGCGAAGGATGGGAACAGCAAAAATGGCAAAGGAGAG AGCTCCAACAGCACAAATAAGGAATCTGCTGCTATGAAAGCGGAGTTCACAGCTATGATCGAGGCAGCTAAATCAAAGATGCACCAG tataAAGTACGAGCCTATATCCAGATGAAGTCACTGAAGGCCTGTAAACGGGAAATCAAATCTGTGATGAACACATCTGGAAAT TCTGCGCCATCGCTCTTCCTGAAGAGTAACTTTGAGTATTTAAGAGGAAATTATCGTAAAGCTGTGAAACTCCTCAACAGTTCAAATATCGCGGAGCATCCAGGACCCTTGAAAACAG GTGAATGCGTGAGATGTATGTTCTGGAATAATCTGGGTTGTATCCATTTCGCCATGGGGAAACACAACCTGGgtcttttttactttaaaaaagcacttcaAGAAAATGACCACATATGCGCCCAGCTCGGTGACGGCGGTAATGGACAGG CTAAGAAGTTCACAGGCATCCCTATGTGTGCTCTGTTAGCTAATAAGCGCTATGAGCTGCTGTACAACTGTGGGATTCAGTTACTTCATATCGGTCGACCTCTGGCAGCGTTTGAGTGTCTGATGGAGGCGGTGCAGGTGTATCACTCCAACCCTCGACTCTGGCTCAGGCTCGCCGAATGCTGCATCACAGCTAATAAAGGG AGCTCGGAGCAGGAAACAAAAGGTTTACCCAGCAAAAAGGGCATTGTGCAGGCCGTTGTTGGGCAGGGCTATCATCGCAAGATTGTTTTAGCATCGCAGTCCACACAAAACACCATTTACAG TGAGGGCCAGTCGGCGGCAATCCCAGTGGCCAGTATGGAGTTTGCTGCGATCTGTCTGCGTAACGCTTTGCTCCTGCTCCCAGAGCACCAACAGCACGACAGCAAACCTGACAACGGCTCCAAGAGCTGCAGTCAGTCAGGCAACGCAGAGAGCGGCAGCGAGACCAGCGATGCCTGCAG TGGGAAGACTCAAGAGGGAGACAAGTTTATTCCTGCTGCCCCCTCATCGCCATTGAGAAAGCAAGAGGTGGAGAATCTCAG GTGCTCAATTCTAGCCTGCAGTGCATATGTGGCTCTTGCTCTCGGGGACAACTTAATGGCTCTTAACCATGCAGAAAAGCTCCTGCATCAGACAAAGCTGTCAGGATCGCTCAA GTTCCTGGGTCACCTATATGCCGCTGAAGCCCTGATCTCTCTGGACAGAATCTCTGATGCCATTGCGCATCTGAACCCGGAGAACGTTACTGACGTCTCGTTAGGCGTCTCATCGAGTGAACAAGATCAAg GTTCCGATAAAGGAGATCTGGAGCCTGTGGAATCCT CGGGGAAGCAGACCCCTTTGTGTTACCCCAGCTCAGTAAGTTCTGCCCGGGCCACAATGCTTTTCAACCTGGGCAGTGCGTATTGCTTGAGGAGCGAGTATGAGAAAGCCCGCAAGTGCCTCCATCAG GCTGCTTCAATGGTGAACACTAAAGAGATTCCTCCAGAAGCCATTTTACTGGGCGTCTACTTAGAACTGCAGAACG GAAACACACAGCTGGCCCTACAGATCATCAAACGGAACCAGCTCCTCCCGTCTGTCAAGCCCTCCTCCTCCCCTGATCTCCGTAAGAAACCACTTCCTTTCCAGTCATCCCAGCCCGTACAGCCCATACAGACCCCCTCCTCCTTTACACAAGTACAGCGCAAGTGA